TATCCCAGAACATTACTTACATGAATGGAAGGTTTTATATTACAAACAACAGCCAATATTCGATATTTTAGAACCTACAGAAGATATTTTGAAAGAAAGAGTTGAAGAAGAAATGACTCCGGAAGAAGAGGAAGTAATTAGACTTGAACTAGAAAGACAAGACGCGCTGAATGATAATGAATTCAAAGTTTACCACGACTATTCGTACCCTTGGACTTTAGACTTATTGATTCCTAATTATGATCCAGAGTCTgaagaaagaaaatatgaatACTTAGGAACTCGCATATTGGGTCATATGGTTTACACTTTGCTTGAAATAAAATACCCGTACCCACCACCGTTACCACCAGCTAACTTACCATCGTATACATCTAAAGCGTTAATACGTGGCCTGCCGGAAAGATCGTTAACTGTGCCAATGCAAGTTCtacttaatacaaaaaaaatacacgttGTTCGACTTGAAAATGCGATAAACTTTTGCCTTAGAAAATTCAAAACTGAAATGATAGGCTGTACCGATATTGATTTGTCTTTTGATAAGTTCATAGCGGCTGCCCCAGAGGAAGAGGATAAAGAACTGATAAAGTTAATGAAGTTGGAAGATGACGCATACAATAAAAGTAACGAGTCAGCCTTCGCTGCTATATTGAGTGCTGTTACTGCTAATtctaaacaaacacaaactccAAAAACAATTCCAGAAGAAGATATTAAACTGTCTGATGCTGCAGAACTGGGTAGATATGCTTATGAATCTTTGGGCATCGGTGATACTTTGACAGATCATCTCATTGCAGCAACGATTGTTGAGTATCTCAAAGATCAAGATGACATCACAGGGTTTGTAATAATAAACTACCCTAACTCCTATAGGGAAGCACAAATTCTCGAAGAAACATTTTCAGGGCGTGCACCGCCAAATGAGACCGAACTAGAGGACAGAGATGATATTTATCTAGAAGAGTGCATTGCGAAACATCGTAAAAAAGAGAAAGATACCCATAAGGAAGTCAGGGTGTCCAGACTTGTAAGTGATCCTCATAAAAAAAAGAGTGATAAACCGTTTGAAAGCTACTTCACGTGTTATATTCATCTAAAAGAGAGTCAAGACATTCTACAAGAACTTGTAATTTGGGATTTAACGGAAACTAACTCTGAGTTAATCGATCGGTTTTACGCAATACTTGGTCTTAATTACAGTATGTACTACGAGGCAATAGATAAAGAATTGTTGGCCCTAATTTGTAAATACATTATTGGTGACCTCTCGTTGCCTTTAAAATCTACAGACAGTCTTTTTGGAGAACATGTTTTAAGTTTACTTGAGTTTCCGTCAAATgaagataaaaaacaaaaatctagaATTCTCAAACCCGAAGTTATAGATGGGAAATCTAAAGAAAAAATGCATAGTTCAAAACCAAGTAGAAGTTCTATGATGCCACTCGAAGTTGTGAAGGAACCTTCATTAGAAGAAGCTGTGGATGAACACATACCTGAAGAAACAGATGGAGAAGAAAGCTATAAGACAAGTATTGAAGAAATAAAGTTATTAGCTGGAGAGGAAGATTGGAATTATGGAGAGCTACCAATTCCTCAAGTAATAGGAGTTGCATTGGCGACTTGTTGGCAAGAAATTGAAAAAGTCTACATTCATGATATGCAGCAATTGTTCTTTGCAAAACGGCTGCAGATGAACTGCTTGATTCCTTACGCGAGGTTCATTAAGGATAAAATGGAACAAATTATCACTCTACCTTCGAATAAGCAAGATCTTGTTTGTAACTTTCAAAGGGAATATAATGATTTTGAAAGTGACTGGCGTGATATTAATGTGGCTAAAAATGAATGGCACTGCAGAGTCAAAGAGTTACAGAATCAGTTGTATAAAATTTGTGATGCGAGAAAATTGCGAGCTGAACAACAAAGGCTTGCTCTAATAAGCGACAATTGGACTATGGAAGAACTGACTGCCATGGTGAATACTTACATTTCTTGTATGCAAGCAGAATTAAACAGGTAATGACAAGGTGATCGGAGTCATGTATtatttaggtaaaaaaaaacattttttaatcttatttttgtttcagatcatttttgacgtttcaatcGCTCCATGATTTCTATTTTTCTATGATCAAACGTATGCCATCAAATGAAAAAGTATTATTCAAAGAATTAGCCAAAATTTATAGGGATTCGGATGACTTATCTGGTAGCAGGAAAGGAGCAGAAGACAAAGTTTTTAGACAATTGAAGATGGGATTTCAAGAACtgcaacataaaaatatagaaatcgACTTTAATAATAACccttttaatttagttatagaaaataatgtgaAGTTCgctttaaaagttataaaagaaacaaacgATTCCTATCGGTCTGTGATTGCTAAAGAATATAGCGAAGTAGCAAAAGTACAGCCACCTACCAAGAAGAAAGATGAAAATACATCTGAGGAATCAGTAAATGCTGAGGAAGTCTTCAAAGAGCAAGCGCTGAAGTGTATAGAAGAATGGACGATGGGCATCAATGGAGAAATGTTTAGAGCCAGTCTTCGGATGCAAGCTCTTCAATATAAATGTTACCGtgatatgaaattatttaacgaTCATGTTTATAAAACCTTTACTGACGTTCAAgatgatattaataattactacatAAATGAGATTAAGTCTGTTGATAgactttgtaaatatttacaaatggcTGTAGAAAATGGTAGACCGATACAAGAGACGCTGGTTCTTGAAAATGATACGTTTATGATCGATCCGAATCTTTTGCAGTTTGCTCCCCCAGAGCCGCCAGCTGATACGACAATAGATCGAGAGATAGTTGGGAGTATGGATTTCAAAATCAGTCAACTTGCTGTTCTCCGGTcacagtttaaaataatcgcGCCGACTGGGATTATAATGCAGCAAGCCTTCATTTATCTTCTtcaagattttattttctttggtaAAGAAACTTGTGACGGTCCTCTGTTCCCGGAGGCTTGGTTACGTGTCGATCCCGAGCAAGTGCCAAAATTGGTATTTTTGATGTTCGGGGACACAGTATACGTTGATTGGCGTGACTTCctcatttattgtttaaatataaggTTTCCACTTGTAGAAGAATTATTAGAGGCTCGAACGAAATTTCGATGCAAGGATCTGTCGTCAACGGAATTGATAGATCGAGATGACTTTATTGCAGAAGAGCTTTGGTTTGAAAGTGATTTTGATGCCGAAGACGGACATGCACAACTGAGgctgaatttaataaaacattttttattcgaattatttgaaacaatggaagataaaatgaattattctgCATTTCTGTTAGCTTTTAGCAAAGATATGAATGCTATAGCAGGTTTCGCAACAGCGTTATCCATGGCCGTTGGCAAGAGGGCTTGTTTTGATCTAGAAGAGTGTGGTGAAGTTGTGTGCAAACTGATTAAACAGAAACAGTACAGAGATGAATGCTTGGCTTGTGCACATAAATGTACGCAAGAGTTCATAGATAAAGTTTTGGAAAAAGTCATAATATATTGTGAAGGAACTAGCATTATTGAATTAGAATACGTTCCTCCGGTCGAGGAAAAGAAGAGTAAGAAAGGGAAAGTTGGTAAAACGCCAGCCGGGAAGAAAGGAGCTGAGCCTGTGCTTAACACTCGAGTGAGATCTCAGAAGAGCTTGGTGTCGAAGAGTAGAACATCGGCATCTACTACAGCTGTTGTCAAGACTACGTTTATATGTCGACCTTGTGAAGATGAGGCCGACGCTGAGGAGAAACTATCAGTGAAGCCTGAAAGCATAGTAGAAGTGAAACTGGAGCCGGAGGAAGATCCAAACGTAATGTACGCTGTTAGTCAATCCGTCATTTGGAACGTTCTACAAGTTTGTTTGCCGTGGCATTTTGTGTTGGTACCAGAAGCGCATAAAACGCCTTACATCGATCAACTCACAGACGCGTTGAAGCGATTGGAGGTGGACACGGATAATGGCGACATATACGTCTGCAGGCTGGTGACCGATCCAAATATATGCACGTTGCTTCACAAGGTGAAAAAGTTCACAATTCTGAATCTTGCTGAGGAAGTTGTTAAAGTTTTTGGGTCACGCAGCCCGTGAAAGGAattagacattattttattatttgtgtttttattaactaTGTCTGTTTCGAGAGTTTTCTTGTTTTGTGTCAAATTATGGAAATGAATTATTGGAAATATAAAacgtgtttttgtttaaaaagatagaaaataatgatacaATAGATACTTGTATACATACATCATAGAATACcactgatttattttttatatacctattataaaaacgttgcctcacactaggattttctcctgtgtcgtggatgcgttaacaaacatacatattcacatgcacatgacacccaaacccgaagcaacaatttgcggatacagagttgctccgtacgggaatcgaacccgctacacgttgcacggcaaccattTGACCAGCGACCACGCCAACTATGCAGTCATTATTGAGCATTGTTACACTGACTCCACGACAGATGGcggtgtaaattaaattaaaccactTGAATActacacattaatttatttattatcaacagTACACGAAAGACATTCACAAATATACAAGACAAGACAATGAATTTCAAGacaatgttaaataaaagtggAGATAGATTGAATTTATTCATTTCTCTTTCAAGGGATCGTATTGCAGTAGTATGTCGTTGACACTGAACGCTAGAATGTAGGTAAACAATCTATCCTGGTCGATCCTTATCATCTTATACTTCGTTGTGGAAAGACCTTCCTTTGGCAACAGCAGTCGGTTCATCGCGATAAGTGACGCCCTGAAAACAGatttccaaataaatataaaaaaaaactagcaaaccaggcgaactccgtttcgccacccatgattttccctgttttcttgcttttctcttgaatattttctgtgctataaacctcatggagcccgagacctttccaacgaatgcaaaaccgtggaaatcggttcgtgcgttctggagatATATCCGGAAACAGGTCAGGAAaaaaaactcgacttatttttatataatagataaactACGTTATTTAAATAACACTGTCGCTTATGATTATTATGAGCCGCGGTATAGCTTGAAAACAATCGAGTAACCTTAACAGTAACTAact
This sequence is a window from Spodoptera frugiperda isolate SF20-4 chromosome 5, AGI-APGP_CSIRO_Sfru_2.0, whole genome shotgun sequence. Protein-coding genes within it:
- the LOC118272010 gene encoding sperm flagellar protein 2-like — encoded protein: MAEILKEWLTERLNRPISWEAEQFGDMMKNGYVIAGVLNSYNVINDEKHFLIRSSLAQEDIKSNWKYLTEWLADINVYVSASDLENIMDGKGSAILRLFYKMFLHLDKRDRTNFIKRERKMVSSLIEKMGHRFKVDYIPEGEESVVDDLAKPLLNEQHFIEWQRKKTEQVKDTYDYIRHKYSKMLKKIEERSTPMCYQKLPSPPKLSSKEREEMERFALKYPCKFENYTYDQLLAMETQARDQRTSISDSEWSKAYMSNLYSRLHKKSDSEEFQKQIRNVLSGTMWDLSIAEEENKLDTQLAKKVMKLSQFEKQMCTQIMETKQQARNLVKNRIQAEKEFAEQRELQFNQYLDNVKEQIQLEMTEIDFEKERQNVLHKRLYAEKMRRKRLHYYDICYDTILSIVDYATKYAYFKRLIGDDIPEHYLHEWKVLYYKQQPIFDILEPTEDILKERVEEEMTPEEEEVIRLELERQDALNDNEFKVYHDYSYPWTLDLLIPNYDPESEERKYEYLGTRILGHMVYTLLEIKYPYPPPLPPANLPSYTSKALIRGLPERSLTVPMQVLLNTKKIHVVRLENAINFCLRKFKTEMIGCTDIDLSFDKFIAAAPEEEDKELIKLMKLEDDAYNKSNESAFAAILSAVTANSKQTQTPKTIPEEDIKLSDAAELGRYAYESLGIGDTLTDHLIAATIVEYLKDQDDITGFVIINYPNSYREAQILEETFSGRAPPNETELEDRDDIYLEECIAKHRKKEKDTHKEVRVSRLVSDPHKKKSDKPFESYFTCYIHLKESQDILQELVIWDLTETNSELIDRFYAILGLNYSMYYEAIDKELLALICKYIIGDLSLPLKSTDSLFGEHVLSLLEFPSNEDKKQKSRILKPEVIDGKSKEKMHSSKPSRSSMMPLEVVKEPSLEEAVDEHIPEETDGEESYKTSIEEIKLLAGEEDWNYGELPIPQVIGVALATCWQEIEKVYIHDMQQLFFAKRLQMNCLIPYARFIKDKMEQIITLPSNKQDLVCNFQREYNDFESDWRDINVAKNEWHCRVKELQNQLYKICDARKLRAEQQRLALISDNWTMEELTAMVNTYISCMQAELNRSFLTFQSLHDFYFSMIKRMPSNEKVLFKELAKIYRDSDDLSGSRKGAEDKVFRQLKMGFQELQHKNIEIDFNNNPFNLVIENNVKFALKVIKETNDSYRSVIAKEYSEVAKVQPPTKKKDENTSEESVNAEEVFKEQALKCIEEWTMGINGEMFRASLRMQALQYKCYRDMKLFNDHVYKTFTDVQDDINNYYINEIKSVDRLCKYLQMAVENGRPIQETLVLENDTFMIDPNLLQFAPPEPPADTTIDREIVGSMDFKISQLAVLRSQFKIIAPTGIIMQQAFIYLLQDFIFFGKETCDGPLFPEAWLRVDPEQVPKLVFLMFGDTVYVDWRDFLIYCLNIRFPLVEELLEARTKFRCKDLSSTELIDRDDFIAEELWFESDFDAEDGHAQLRLNLIKHFLFELFETMEDKMNYSAFLLAFSKDMNAIAGFATALSMAVGKRACFDLEECGEVVCKLIKQKQYRDECLACAHKCTQEFIDKVLEKVIIYCEGTSIIELEYVPPVEEKKSKKGKVGKTPAGKKGAEPVLNTRVRSQKSLVSKSRTSASTTAVVKTTFICRPCEDEADAEEKLSVKPESIVEVKLEPEEDPNVMYAVSQSVIWNVLQVCLPWHFVLVPEAHKTPYIDQLTDALKRLEVDTDNGDIYVCRLVTDPNICTLLHKVKKFTILNLAEEVVKVFGSRSP